CGCCGCCCTGCACCATAAAGCCAGGGATCACACGGTGAAATGTCGTCCCGTTATAAAAACCGTTGTTAACGTACTCGACGAAATTTTTTACCGAAATCGGTGCCTTTTGATTATCTAAAGACAGTTCGATATTGCCCGCAGATGTCGTCAACAGCACACGCGTGGTGGTGTCGGAAGCCGCAAAGGCGGGAGAAAATGCCGTCAGTGAAATAAGGGCTGCCGCAGCAACCAGAGTACGCTTGAACATGAGAATTCCTTTTTGAAGAGGCCGACTACAGAAAGCGTAATGATTGTAAGTATCCACACCCTTCAACGCTACCCATTTACCTTTTTTTACGTATAAAAGTCTGTTCGTAACCCACTGTGAACGAAAACCTGTGCGTAAGATAAAAAAAGGGCCGATTGCTCGGCCCTCATCATGATGATTATCGCGCAGCGCGACGAGTCCATACGTACTTAGTCTATAAATACCTAGCCCATACGCTCCGAACGCACCGCCAGATCGCGGCTGTACTGACGACTAGCGTCCACCAGCATGGCAGTATACGCGTCCTTAGGTACATCGCTGGTCAGGTCGTCGGTTTCCAACGTTTCCAGTATTTTACCGTATTGCATCACCGCCACTTTATGGCACAGGTGGGAAATCACGCCCAAGTCGTGCGTCACCATCAGGTAGGTCAGCTTTTCCTGCTGCTGCAACTCCGTCAGCAGGTTAAGAATTTCCGCCTGCACCGACACATCCAGCGCCGACGTCGGCTCATCCAGCAGCAGCACTCTCGGCTCCAGAATCAGCGCTCGGGCAATCGCCACACGCTGACGCTGTCCACCCGAAAGCTGGTGCGGATAACGCCGGCGGAAGGGCGTTCCCAGCCCCACCTTCTCCAGCAAGGTATCGATACGATCGTCACGATCGTCAAAGCGGTGGATCGATAGCGGCTCTTCCAGAATCGACTCCACGGTATGACGAGGATGCAGCGATCCGTACGGATCCTGAAACACCATCTGTACCC
This genomic interval from Pectobacterium aquaticum contains the following:
- a CDS encoding ABC transporter ATP-binding protein translates to MIEVNNLNLSFGQGSTANQVLYDVNLTVNDGDIFGLVGESGSGKTTVLKCLAGLFNHWEGSLHIDGKKLAHRIDQARCRRVQMVFQDPYGSLHPRHTVESILEEPLSIHRFDDRDDRIDTLLEKVGLGTPFRRRYPHQLSGGQRQRVAIARALILEPRVLLLDEPTSALDVSVQAEILNLLTELQQQEKLTYLMVTHDLGVISHLCHKVAVMQYGKILETLETDDLTSDVPKDAYTAMLVDASRQYSRDLAVRSERMG